In Nothobranchius furzeri strain GRZ-AD chromosome 18, NfurGRZ-RIMD1, whole genome shotgun sequence, a single genomic region encodes these proteins:
- the LOC129160951 gene encoding uncharacterized protein isoform X1 — translation MVTERESVCCQELTFLSAEVKVFITQLCGESRGRKRNRDAVTRGVRQRERRRECKNHNTENVQISSLNKCSLCHGPYSPLKWWGLQCKVCNTVWHSYCFERTFKGQNILDKNETTDKETDEETDDGSDDRDPDYVPNPESEEEEISPSPMLLAASPSTPKILTEEHSHLAENQKPSSDRISEKDDTKSLAKGQNFCFVCKQGHFKIARHFKTHEKEDRDIAKALSFPSGSKKRKELLEKLRNRGNFMYNSEILTKGKGSLKVKRSAKGDGTYEYCIHCKGMFLRKELWRHMRRCSSKTEEEHIGRKRVLGLASLMKSSCSETVESNVLKLLSRMQDDDIASVVRNDFCLLRFIESLYSRHGHDQSKHDYIRQKSRELGRFLITLRKISPIVNLEKALKPEHFLTVIEAVKQTAGFDKAKNNYKTPSLALKIGHSLLKVSDLIHCHALMTADEPLIKSSEAFKKLYQSKWSEYISCSALTTMSDLNYNNAVKLPLTQDVSKLHKYLDKLTESAIKDLKADANATNYSILAKTTLTKIILFNRRRVGEVSKMKLTNFMDRNRSSTQEKMGLSEYEQKLCSYFERVELKGKRGRKVAVLLTPEMTRAVELMVTKRKECGIPDDNTYLFAVPKCLTYYRGHDALRTLSEQCGAKKPEYLRSTQLRKEIATTSQILNLKDNELDQLADFLGHDISVHRQFYRLSEPTVQSAKISKLLLALEKGRLRELKGKTLDDIEEFSDKDEDESEDGNSSSDNESQAAPGYVAVSESSEMDFSSSVGTSSKVTIRRKMAYTRRPWSTREVSAVMKHFKTHIIKSKLATKGECEFCKTNEPVLQGRTWQNIRDFVRNKGLASKHKFT, via the exons atggtaaccgagagggagagtgtttgttgtcaagagctcacatttttgtcagcagaagttaaag TTTTCATTACACAACTTTGTGGAGAAAGCAGAGGAAGGAAGAGAAACAGAGATGCAGTGACCAGAGGAGTTAGACAGAGAGAAAGACGAAGAG AGTGCAAGAACCACAACACTGAGAACGTCCAGATATCCTCATTAAACAAATGTTCATTGTGCCATGGACCATATTCACCACTGAAGTGGTGGGGACTTCAATGTAAAG TGTGCAATACAGTATGGCATTCCTATTGTTTTGAGAGAACATTTAAAGGTCAAAATATTTTG GATAAAAATGAAACAACTGACAAGGAAACAGATGAAGAAACAGATGATGGTTCAGATGACCGTGATCCAGACTATGTTCCCAATCCAgagagtgaagaagaagaaataagccCAAGCCCAATGCTACTTGCTGCATCACCATCAACACCTAAAATTTTAACTGAAGAACACAGTCATTTGGCTGAAAATCAAAAACCCTCTTCAGACAGAATTTCAGAGAAAGATGATACAAAATCACTAGCAAAAGGTcaaaatttttgttttgtttgtaagcAGGGTCACTTCAAAATTGCAAGACATTTTAAAACCCATGAGAAAGAAGACAGAGATATTGCTAAAGCTCTTAGTTTTCCCTCTGGCTCAAAAAAAAGAAAGGAATTGTTGGAGAAACTACGAAATCGGGGAAACTTTATGTACAACAGTGAAATTTTGACAAAAGGAAAGGGTTCACTTAAAGTTAAGCGATCAGCAAAGGGTGATGGTACATATGAATATTGCATCCACTGCAAAGGAATGTTTCTCCGAAAAGAGTTGTGGAGACACATGAGAAGATGCTCCAGCAAGACAGAAGAAGAGCACATAGGAAGAAAGCGTGTGCTTGGCTTAGCATCCCTTATGAAGTCAAGTTGTTCTGAGACTGTTGAAAGTAATGTCCTGAAGTTGCTGAGTCGAATGCAAGATGATGACATTGCTAGTGTTGTTCGCAATGACTTTTGCCTTTTGCGATTTATAGAATCTTTATACAGCAGACATGGCCACGACCAGTCAAAACACGACTACATTCGGCAAAAATCCCGTGAACTAGGAAGGTTTTtgataacacttagaaaaatctcCCCAATTGTGAACCTCGAGAAAGCTCTGAAACCTGAACATTTTTTGACTGTAATAGAGGCAGTTAAACAAACAGCAGGCTTTGACAAGGCAAAGAACAACTACAAAACTCCAAGTCTTGCATTAAAAATTGGACACTCCCTCTTAAAAGTTAGTGACTTAATTCACTGCCATGCTCTTATGACTGCAGATGAACCTCTAATCAAGTCATCAGAAGCTTTCAAAAAGCTTTATCAGTCAAAGTGGTCAGAATATATTTCATGCTCTGCCTTAACTACAATGAGCGATCTCAATTACAATAACGCTGTCAAGTTACCACTCACTCAAGATGTGTCTAAACTACACAAGTATCTTGACAAATTGACAGAGTCAGCAATAAAAGATTTAAAAGCTGACGCAAACGCAACCAACTATTCAATACTAGCAAAAACAACATTGACAAAGATAATCCTCTTCAATAGAAGGCGTGTTGGAGAGGTGTCAAAGATGAAACTCACCAACTTTATGGACCGAAACCGTTCTAGCACCCAGGAAAAAATGGGTCTCTCGGAATATGAGCAAAAGCTCTGCAGTTACTTTGAACGTGTGGAGCTGAAAggaaagagaggaagaaaagTGGCAGTGCTCTTAACACCAGAAATGACCAGAGCTGTCGAGTTGATGGTGACAAAACGAAAGGAATGTGGCATTCCAGATGACAACACTTACCTGTTTGCGGTACCAAAGTGCCTAACATATTACAGAGGACATGATGCACTGAGAACGCTTTCAGAGCAGTGTGGTGCTAAGAAGCCAGAGTACTTACGATCCACTCAGCTACGAAAGGAGATTGCTACAACTTCTCAAATTCTGAACCTAAAGGACAATGAACTTGACCAGCTTGCAGATTTCTTGGGACATGACATATCCGTGCATAGACAATTCTACCGACTGTCTGAGCCAACAGTTCAGAGTGCCAAGATTTCAAAGTTGCTTCTTGCATTGGAGAAGGGAAGGCTGCGGGAGCTCAAAGGAAAAACTCTTGATGATATTGAAG AATTCTCAGACAAAGATGAAGATGAAAGTGAAGATGGCAATTCGTCTTCCGATAATGAATCACAAGCAGCTCCAGGATACGTTGCTG TTTCAGAGTCATCTGAGATGGACTTCAGTTCATCTGTTGGAACATCATCCAAAG TCACCATCCGACGTAAAATGGCATATACACGGAGGCCATGGAGCACCAGGGAAGTCAGTGCTGTTATGAAGCACTTTAAAACTCACATAATAAAATCCAAGTTGGCAACAAAAGGAGAATGCgaattttgcaaaacaaatgagcCAGTTTTGCAAGGGCGTACATGGCAAAACATCAGGGATTTTGTGAGAAACAAAGGACTTGCCTCAAAGCATAAATTTACCTAA
- the LOC129160951 gene encoding uncharacterized protein isoform X2, producing MLLAASPSTPKILTEEHSHLAENQKPSSDRISEKDDTKSLAKGQNFCFVCKQGHFKIARHFKTHEKEDRDIAKALSFPSGSKKRKELLEKLRNRGNFMYNSEILTKGKGSLKVKRSAKGDGTYEYCIHCKGMFLRKELWRHMRRCSSKTEEEHIGRKRVLGLASLMKSSCSETVESNVLKLLSRMQDDDIASVVRNDFCLLRFIESLYSRHGHDQSKHDYIRQKSRELGRFLITLRKISPIVNLEKALKPEHFLTVIEAVKQTAGFDKAKNNYKTPSLALKIGHSLLKVSDLIHCHALMTADEPLIKSSEAFKKLYQSKWSEYISCSALTTMSDLNYNNAVKLPLTQDVSKLHKYLDKLTESAIKDLKADANATNYSILAKTTLTKIILFNRRRVGEVSKMKLTNFMDRNRSSTQEKMGLSEYEQKLCSYFERVELKGKRGRKVAVLLTPEMTRAVELMVTKRKECGIPDDNTYLFAVPKCLTYYRGHDALRTLSEQCGAKKPEYLRSTQLRKEIATTSQILNLKDNELDQLADFLGHDISVHRQFYRLSEPTVQSAKISKLLLALEKGRLRELKGKTLDDIEEFSDKDEDESEDGNSSSDNESQAAPGYVAVSESSEMDFSSSVGTSSKVTIRRKMAYTRRPWSTREVSAVMKHFKTHIIKSKLATKGECEFCKTNEPVLQGRTWQNIRDFVRNKGLASKHKFT from the exons ATGCTACTTGCTGCATCACCATCAACACCTAAAATTTTAACTGAAGAACACAGTCATTTGGCTGAAAATCAAAAACCCTCTTCAGACAGAATTTCAGAGAAAGATGATACAAAATCACTAGCAAAAGGTcaaaatttttgttttgtttgtaagcAGGGTCACTTCAAAATTGCAAGACATTTTAAAACCCATGAGAAAGAAGACAGAGATATTGCTAAAGCTCTTAGTTTTCCCTCTGGCTCAAAAAAAAGAAAGGAATTGTTGGAGAAACTACGAAATCGGGGAAACTTTATGTACAACAGTGAAATTTTGACAAAAGGAAAGGGTTCACTTAAAGTTAAGCGATCAGCAAAGGGTGATGGTACATATGAATATTGCATCCACTGCAAAGGAATGTTTCTCCGAAAAGAGTTGTGGAGACACATGAGAAGATGCTCCAGCAAGACAGAAGAAGAGCACATAGGAAGAAAGCGTGTGCTTGGCTTAGCATCCCTTATGAAGTCAAGTTGTTCTGAGACTGTTGAAAGTAATGTCCTGAAGTTGCTGAGTCGAATGCAAGATGATGACATTGCTAGTGTTGTTCGCAATGACTTTTGCCTTTTGCGATTTATAGAATCTTTATACAGCAGACATGGCCACGACCAGTCAAAACACGACTACATTCGGCAAAAATCCCGTGAACTAGGAAGGTTTTtgataacacttagaaaaatctcCCCAATTGTGAACCTCGAGAAAGCTCTGAAACCTGAACATTTTTTGACTGTAATAGAGGCAGTTAAACAAACAGCAGGCTTTGACAAGGCAAAGAACAACTACAAAACTCCAAGTCTTGCATTAAAAATTGGACACTCCCTCTTAAAAGTTAGTGACTTAATTCACTGCCATGCTCTTATGACTGCAGATGAACCTCTAATCAAGTCATCAGAAGCTTTCAAAAAGCTTTATCAGTCAAAGTGGTCAGAATATATTTCATGCTCTGCCTTAACTACAATGAGCGATCTCAATTACAATAACGCTGTCAAGTTACCACTCACTCAAGATGTGTCTAAACTACACAAGTATCTTGACAAATTGACAGAGTCAGCAATAAAAGATTTAAAAGCTGACGCAAACGCAACCAACTATTCAATACTAGCAAAAACAACATTGACAAAGATAATCCTCTTCAATAGAAGGCGTGTTGGAGAGGTGTCAAAGATGAAACTCACCAACTTTATGGACCGAAACCGTTCTAGCACCCAGGAAAAAATGGGTCTCTCGGAATATGAGCAAAAGCTCTGCAGTTACTTTGAACGTGTGGAGCTGAAAggaaagagaggaagaaaagTGGCAGTGCTCTTAACACCAGAAATGACCAGAGCTGTCGAGTTGATGGTGACAAAACGAAAGGAATGTGGCATTCCAGATGACAACACTTACCTGTTTGCGGTACCAAAGTGCCTAACATATTACAGAGGACATGATGCACTGAGAACGCTTTCAGAGCAGTGTGGTGCTAAGAAGCCAGAGTACTTACGATCCACTCAGCTACGAAAGGAGATTGCTACAACTTCTCAAATTCTGAACCTAAAGGACAATGAACTTGACCAGCTTGCAGATTTCTTGGGACATGACATATCCGTGCATAGACAATTCTACCGACTGTCTGAGCCAACAGTTCAGAGTGCCAAGATTTCAAAGTTGCTTCTTGCATTGGAGAAGGGAAGGCTGCGGGAGCTCAAAGGAAAAACTCTTGATGATATTGAAG AATTCTCAGACAAAGATGAAGATGAAAGTGAAGATGGCAATTCGTCTTCCGATAATGAATCACAAGCAGCTCCAGGATACGTTGCTG TTTCAGAGTCATCTGAGATGGACTTCAGTTCATCTGTTGGAACATCATCCAAAG TCACCATCCGACGTAAAATGGCATATACACGGAGGCCATGGAGCACCAGGGAAGTCAGTGCTGTTATGAAGCACTTTAAAACTCACATAATAAAATCCAAGTTGGCAACAAAAGGAGAATGCgaattttgcaaaacaaatgagcCAGTTTTGCAAGGGCGTACATGGCAAAACATCAGGGATTTTGTGAGAAACAAAGGACTTGCCTCAAAGCATAAATTTACCTAA